In the Dryobates pubescens isolate bDryPub1 chromosome 21, bDryPub1.pri, whole genome shotgun sequence genome, one interval contains:
- the MAP3K8 gene encoding mitogen-activated protein kinase kinase kinase 8, with protein MVLSDVTRINTRSGFAKWTVMEYMSTGSDSKEEIDLLLTNLNMSEVIDIMEDLYPGGDLAVYEDSLITMCEEASQNEERAESLLFCEREVSLMSSVKYGTVEDLLAFANQVSNTAKQFKGCRQQESGILLNVITPKNGRYQIDSDVLLFPWKLTYRNIGSDFIPRGAFGKVYLAQDRETKKRMACKLVPVEQFKPSDVEIQACFRHENIAELYGAILWDETIHLFMEAGEGGSVMEKLESCGPMREFEIIWVTKHILKGLDFLHSKRIIHHDIKPSNIVFMSTKAVLVDFGLSVQMTEDIYYPKDLRGTEIYMSPEVILCRGHTTKADIYSMGATIIHMQTGIPPWVNRYPRSAYPSYLYIIHKQAPPLEDIAEDCSTSMRELLEAALERNPNHRLSAADLLKHEALHPPPEEQPRCQSLDSALFERKRLLARKELQLPENIADSSLCTGSMEESDLLKRQRSLYIDLGALAGYFNIVRGPPAVEYD; from the exons ATGGTTTTGAGTGATGTAACCAGGATAAATACAAG gAGTGGTTTTGCAAAGTGGACAGTAATGGAGTATATGAGCACGGGTAGTGATAGCAAAGAAGAGATTGACTTGTTGCTAACTAATTTAAATATGTCTGAGGTGATAGACATCATGGAAGACCTTTATCCAGGTGGAGACCTTGCAGTCTATGAAGACAGCTTAATTACAATGTGTGAAGAGGCAAGTCAGAATGAAGAACGTGCAGAATCTTTACTCTTCTGTGAAAGGGAAGTTTCTTTGATGTCTTCTGTCAAATATGGGACTGTGGAAGATCTGCTTGCTTTTGCAAATCAGGTGTCTAACACTGCAAAACAATTTAAAGGATGCAGACAACAGGAATCAGGAATCCTCCTGAATGTG ATCACACCCAAGAATGGGCGCTATCAAATTGACTCGGATGTGCTGCTGTTTCCTTGGAAGCTGACTTACAGGAACATTGGCTCTGATTTTATTCCTCGGGGAGCTTTTGGGAAAGTCTATTTGGCCCAAGATAGAGAAACCAAGAAACGAATGGCATGCAAACTG GTCCCAGTGGAACAGTTCAAACCTTCAGACGTTGAAATACAGGCATGTTTCCGTCACGAAAACATTGCTGAGTTATATGGTGCTATTTTATGGGATGAGACAATCCATCTCTTTAtggaagctggagagggaggatCTGTCATGGAGAAGCTGGAGAGTTGTGGTCCTATGAGAGAATTTGAAATCATTTGGGTGACAAAGCACATTCTGAAAGGACTTGACTTTCTTCACTCCAAGAGGATTATCCACCATGATATCAAAC caaGCAATATTGTTTTTATGTCAACTAAGGCTGTTTTGGTGGATTTTGGCCTGAGTGTTCAAATGACTGAAGACATTTACTATCCCAAAGACCTTAGAGGAACAGAG ATTTACATGAGCCCTGAAGTTATTCTCTGCAGAGGCCACACAACGAAAGCGGACATCTACAGCATGGGAGCTACTATTATACACATGCAAACTGGCATCCCACCCTGGGTGAACAGATATCCTCGTTCTGCATATCCCTCCTACCTCTATATT ATCCACAAGCAAGCTCCCCCCTTGGAGGACATCGCTGAAGATTGCAGCACTTCCATGAGAGAGTTGCTAGAAGCAGCTCTAGAAAGGAATCCTAATCATAGGCTGTCTGCAGCAGATTTACTGAAACATGAAGCCTTACACCCACCCCCAGAAGAGCAGCCACGGTGCCAgagcctggactcagcactgtttgAGAGGAAAAGACTACTGGcaaggaaggagctgcagctgccagaaaACATTGCAG ATTCCTCATTGTGTACTGGCAGCATGGAAGAGTCAGACCTACTTAAGAGGCAAAGATCACTCTACATAGATCTTGGAGCTCTAGCTGGTTACTTCAATATTGTTAGGGGACCACCAGCCGTAGAATACGACTGA